In the genome of Chryseobacterium sp. 52, the window TACAGGTCATTATAGCTGTATTTTTTTATAATGAATTTGTCAATGAAAAGAAGCTGAATTTTATTAAAAATCAATTAGAAGAAAGTAAGGCTTTAGGTGGTTTAACTGATGATTCAAGAAGAAATTTCATAGATGCCCAAAATTACTTTCAGAAGTATATCGTGAGTCAGGATGACAAAGATCTTCAACTTTATTTTCAATCTCTTAGAAAGCTTAAAGGTAATTTTGATAAAATAGGGGAGTATGAAAGCATAAGCCCAAGATTAAAAAGCAGTTTGGCGCAGCAGAAAAAAGATACGCTGGGCGTTACAAGGCTGAAAACACTGATAGATTCTGCTTATCAGTTTTCTAAAAATCCCCCTGCAAAGGTTGAGGATACCCCCTATGAGCTGAAAAAGTACAAGAATAACTTTGAAAATATGAACATTCAGACCCATACCTATTCTGATACCATTAAAAAGAAAGGTTTTATGGGGCGCTTGAAAGATGCCATTTCCGGAAAAGTAGAAGTTCAGAAAGAAAATACCGTTATTACTTTAACCAACAATAAAACGTTAGATATTTCCAACGTAAAATCAGAAATGGATAATGCCATAAAATCTATGGATAAACATTATTCGGATGAGGTGAAAAAAGTTCAGTTAAATGCAGCCAAAAGCCAGCGGGATAACCTGCATTTTTACAACAATTTCAGTAAATTACTGGTGTATAGCAACGGGTTGATCAGTGTTTATGAAAAAGCCATTAAAGACTTTAAATCAGAATTAGAAAAAGAATATAATAAACAGAGTTCAGATAACAATAAAATCAGAACCTATCTGGTACTGGGATTAATGATTTTAATGTTCATTGTATCAGTTCTGATCATGTATTTGACAAGAATGGCATTCATCTACGAATCCAAGCTTAATGCGGCCAATGATGAAATTAAAAGGAATCTTAATTTCAAAAACAGAATACTTGGAATGCTGAGCCACGAATTAATGTCACCATTAAAAATCATCAATATTTTTATCGATAAGATCAACAGAACGACAAAGGATGAAACGACAAAAGACTATCTTAAGTCCATCAAGTTTACCAACAGTACTTTGCTCATACAGTCAAATCAAATCTTAGATTATACAAAAAATCAGGAGGCTGAAAAGAAACTTATAAAAACAGTCTTTAATCTTAAAGATGAAATTCATTCTATTGTGACAGCGATCACGCCTTATATAGAAACCAGAAATAATAAGTTTGTGGTAACAGACAGAATACCCGCAGATATGGTTGTAAATTCTGATAATATAAAAATGAATCAGATCTTTATGAACATCTTGGGAAATGCCAATAAATTTACAGAAAACGGACAAATTGATCTTGTCATGGCAACCGAACAGAAAGGAGAAAATGTGGTTTCTCTGATCGCAACAGTCAGTGATACAGGAGTAGGAATATCTGATTCTGATCTGGAGAAAATCTTTGAACCCTATTACCAAGGCTTGATGTCTGACAAAATGGATAACTTTGGGGCCGGATTAGGACTGAGTCTGTGTAAAGAAATCATAGAACTTTTTGATGGCGGTATAGCTGTTTCAAGCAAGCTTCATAAAGGGACAAAAGTAACATTCAGTATTAATTTAAATATCAGTAATAATGGGGGAGCCAATTGAAAATAAAGAAATTGTATTCCTTTTGGCAGACGATCATAGTATTGTAAGGCAGGGAATGGAAATTCTGATAGATGAAATTGTTCCAAATGCTAAAGTCTACCACACTTCATCTTTACAACAGGTTGTGGAACTCGTGAAATCAAAGGACATAGAAATAGCAATTATTGATGCTCATTTTCCGGACGGGAACAGTCTGCATATTCTGCCAGAGATGAAAAGTGCAAATCCCAATATTAAAATTTTGGTCTTTACAGGACTTGAAGAAGATTTGCATGTTCTCAAATTCATAAAAGCAGGCGCCAACGGCTATCTGAGTAAATTAAGTGAAGAAGAAGAAGTAAGACTGGCAATCTCGGAGATGGTAAGCAAAGGAGAATATCTTTCTGCCCTTTCCCGGAAATTGCTGATACAGTTTGTTCACAATCCGGATTTAATGAATCCTCTTAGCCGTCTGACAAACAGAGAGCTGCAGATTGCAGAAATGTATGCAGAAGGTCTTGGGAACCTGGAAATTGCCAATCATCTGGATATCAAACAGAATACAGTCAGTACAATCAAAAAAAATATCTTTGACAAATTGAAGATTGAAAACCTTGTTGAACTGATCGACCTCATTAAAACCCACCATAACATCTAGGTTTTCCGAAGTTCACCCGTTCGTTCTTTACGGGATAAACCATTATATCGATAAACATCTAGGTTTTTATCGATATATATCGATGCCAATTGTAGAATGTTTTATTCTGCAATGTTGTTACTTTGCACCAGAAATAAAAACCAAATGAATCCCGCAAATGAATTGAAAATGCTTCTTAGCTTTTGATTCGTTGTAAACTGAAAAAAGAGGGGAGCTGTAAAAGTAACACAAGTATAGCTGTCTGAAACTAAGTGATGAAATTAATATAAGTGTATGCGTAACCCCGGCCGGACTTTTCGAAAGCCACTCTTGAAAAAACACAAATTATTATAGAAAAGTTAAATGGGTTGGTCGGTTATGAGTACAGGAAAAAAAAGAGGTTGTCCAAAAGGGACAGCCTCTTTTTTGTCTTTAGGAGTCACGCTGTATTTCGGAAAAATTATTACGGTTTAAGAACGAAAGGAAGGAATGTTTGAATCTTATTTGATAGCCCCAAATCTCTGAGTACCGATCCTGTAATCCAATCTTCTGAGGATAAAACTCTATGCTTTTATCGATATATATCGATGCCAATTGTAGAACATCTTATTCTGCAATGTTGTTACTTTGTACCAGAAATAAAAACCAAATGAACACCGCAATTGAATTGAAAATGCTTTTTAGCTTTTGATTCATTGCAAACTGAAAAAAGAGGGTAGCTGTAAAAGTAACACAAGTATAGCTGCCTGAAAACTAAGTGATGAAATTAATATAAGTGTATGTATAACCTGGCCAAATTTTTCGAAAAGGGACTCTTAAAAAAACACGAATTACGATAGATAAGTTAAATAGGTTGGCAGGTTATTCAGTACAGAAAAAAGGGGTTGTCCAAAAGGTCAGCCTCTTTTTTGTCTTTAGGAATCTCTGAATACGGATTTTGTCATTCCTATTCTGCCATTTCTGCCAATGGTTTAAACCTTCTTGCCTTATTGCAGAAACCACATCTCGAAAGAACTGCCCTCTTCCTGTGCATGGTAGATAAGATATCCCCGATGGGCTTCCATAATGCTTTTGGAAAGGGTTAAGCCAATTCCGGAACCTCCGTTTCTTGTGGTAAAAAACGGCAGAAATATTTTACTTTTAATTTCATCGGTAATCCCTGAGCCATTGTCTGTTAATGTTAAAATAACCCGGTTGTTATGGGACTTTATAGATGTTTTAATGATCTTTTCTTCCTTTTCAGAGACGGCAAATATAGCGTTGAGATAGAGATTGATAAGGCTTCGTTCAATCATTTTAAGATCCGCGGAAACAAAATGTTCTTCCAAATCTAAAACCACCTGAATATGATTCTTTTCAAATTCATGTTTTAAAAAATCAACCGCAGACTCTGTAATTTTTTTCAGAGAAACACTTTTAAGAATCGGTTTGGGGAGTTCGGCCACCTGGCGGTAATTGTCAACGAAATTGAGAAGCTGTTTTGATTTTGAAGTGATAATCATCAGGCTTTCTTTCATTTCTTCCTGATCTTCCTTATTGATGGTGTCTTGATTACTAATGTATTCCAGATTCTGGATAAGACTGTTGACCGGAGTTAATGTATTTAAAAGCTCGTGAGAAATAACTTTCATGAGGTTGTTCCAGGCCAGTTTTTCTTTTTGTTCAATGATTTTCTGAACAGATTCTAAAGTGATAACGTAAAAACTGTGCTGAACATTTTTCACCTGTTTTGTTCTCATAGAAAAAGACTGTTTCGCATTTTGACGGATAGAAATATCAAGAAATTCCTGCCAGCTTTCATAATTTGTCTCCTCAATAATTCTATAAAATTCAGGAATTTTAGTGGCGTACAGCTTCCATGAATTATATTTTGGGATTTCCAGTATATTCAGGAAGGTAGGATTCACATAAAATACTTTCCACTCCTTATCGGTCTCAGATAAAATCATCAGACCGATGTCCATTTGATCTAAAATACTTTCATACAGTAGTTTATAGGAAGATAAAGAAAGGTGTTCATTTTTACTCTGGTAATATAATTGTACACTGCTGCTCATGAGTTCAGCGCCATTTTCTTTTGGAAATAGTGAAAAATCTTTTTTGATGATGGCTTGAATAATTTTTTCCGTTTTTGCAATTTGAGATAAAAATGAGGAATTGGCTAAAAGGATTAAAATAACAATCAGGGTAGAAAAAAGAAGCACATTAATCCATTTTTCTATTAAGAAGAAATGATAGGATAATATTCCACAGACGATAGCCAACGAAATGTAAGTCAACGAGATGTAATTATGTTTACCCATTAAAATCTAAATATATATTCAATTATAACCCGAATTTTTCCATTCTTCTGTATAAAGCGGCTCTTGAGAGCCCCAGGTCTTCAGAAGCCAAAGATATGTTGCCCTGATGTTTTTTCAGTGCTTTTTTAATGAGCATTTCTTCCATCTCTTCAATATTAAGATTGGTGATTGTATTTTCCTGTTCTTCCAGTTGGGGCATCAACAGCTGAAGATTTTTGTCATTGGATAAAATTACACTTCGTTCTATGCAATGGTCCAGTTCACGGATATTTCCGGGCCACGGATAATTTTTGAGCTGAGATAATAAGCTTTCAGATAACTCTAAATCCGGCTTATGGTATTTCTGTTTGTAGCGGTCTAAGAAATAAGTAGCCAGAATCTCTATGTCTTCCTGCCTTTCTCTTAAAGCGGGAATATTAATTTCCACCGTGTTAATTCTGTAATATAAATCCTGGCGAAAACGGTTCTCCGCCACAGCTTTTTTCAGGTTCTCATTAGTCGCAAAAATAAAGCGTACATCCAATATCCTTTCTTTTGTCTCACCAATTCTGGAGAGTTTTTTGTTTTGGATCAGGCTAAGCAGTTTAGTCTGGAGCTGAAGTGGAAGATTGCCTATTTCATCCAGAAAAACAGTTCCGTTCTGGGTGTTTTCTATTTTTCCGGCATAATCCTCATGGGCATCTGTAAATGCTCCCTTTTTATATCCGAATAATTCAGCTTCAAAAAGATTCTCAGAAATACTTCCCAGATCAATATGCACAAAAGGTTCATTTTTTCTGTCAGACTGTTCATGAATAGATTCCGCCAAAACATATTTTCCCGTTCCGTTTTCACCCAAAAGAAGAATATTGGCATCCGTAGGAGAGACCTTTTTTATTTGATCAAGAATTTCCTGCATTTTAAGCGAATGACTGTCCAGCCGGTACTGATTGCTTTTCTGATTGATGTTCTCCCATTGACTCAGCTTTTTATTTTTTCGTGAAATATCCACGGCAAGATTTACAGAGGCGTACAGTTTTTCGTTATTCCAGGGTTTGAGGATAAAATCAGACGCTCCCTTTTTTAAACCTTCAATAGCCAATTCCACTTCACCATAAGCCGTCATCAGAATGATAGGAAGCTGTGGTTCAAGTGTTTTTATTTCATTCATCCAGTACAGGCCATCCTGACCATTTTCAAATCCTTTCCGGAAATTCATATCCAAAACAACAGCATCGATCTGGTGTTCAAGGATAAATTTCAGAATTTTTGTGGGATGGCTAAGGCAGCTTACCTCCGAGAAAAATTTCTTGAGCCAGACCCTTGCAGAAAATAAAATATCTTCATTATCATCTACAATCAATATATGAGCTTCTTTTTTACGCATATTATTTTTAAAAAATTAATTAATCAGAGAACTCCTTACACAAAATTAATGCTTAAGTGTTCATTATCGCACAAAAAGTGTCCGATAATGAACAGTTTTTATAAACAGGTTTAAAGCTTTATTTCAGATTATCAAAGACTTACGGACTTATAAATCTCTGGCATCTGGATTGTGTAATTAACTGTAAGCAAACGAGTTATCTTAATATGGATACGAAAATAGTAAAAAAGAAATCTAAATTGAAAATTGTTTTAGTCGGATTGATGATAATAGTGGCAGGATCACTGTTCAGTCTGTATTTTGTTAAACAGAAAAAGACGTATAATGTTTCAGCGGAAGAAATTCAGATGGAAGAAGTTACCCGTGGAAAATTTGAAGATATGCTGATGCTTACTGCGCAGACACAATCTTTAAATTCCTCTCTGGTGAATGTTTTGGAAGGCGGTGCCATAAAAGAAATATTTGCCGAAGATGGACAGATTCTAACGAAAGGGCAGCCCATTGCACAAGTGTACAACCCCAATACAGAATTTAATTACCTGAATCAGGAAACGGGAATCATGCAGCAGATCAGCCAGATGAGAAGTACCCTGCTTGAACTTAAAAATCAGGAATTTATTCAGGACAAAGAATTATTACAGTCCCAGAATGATTATAATACGGCTTTACAATCGTTTAATTTGCAGAAACGTCTTTATGATGCCGAAATCGGGAAAAAGACAGATTATGATATCAGTCTTCAGAATCTAAATTACCAGAAACAACGAAAATCAATCGTAGAAAAAGGATCTTTTAATGAAAAAAAATCCCGAAACTCACAAATGTCTGCCGTCAATTCCTCTATCGGTCAAATGGAAAGAAGCCTTCAGATTCTGCATTCCAATAAAAACAATTTCCTGATCATGGCTCCGGCTTCAGGAAGACTGTCATCATTTAATGTTTCAATCGGTGAAAATCTGACAACAGGGCAGAGCATTGGTAAAATAGATTTGATGGATGGCTATAAATTAGTGGCCAAAGTAGATGAATACTACATCAATAAACTTCAAAACGGAATCAAAGGAAGTCTGGATAATGATGGTAAACAATACAATGTGATCATCACTAAAATTTTACCGGAAGTAAAAGACGGACAGTTTTCTGTAGAACTTAACTTTACAGATGTAAAACCACAAAACCTTAAAATAGGGATGACCTTTGGGGTTAAACTGAAACTTTCCGCAGATACGCAGAGCGTCATGGTTCCTAAAGGTAATTTCTATAAAGATACCAACGGAAAATGGATCTTCGTGGTAAAAGGAAATAAAGCAGAAAAAAGAAACATTGTTTTGGGGCGTGAAAATCCTTTATTTTACGAAGTAGTTTCAGGATTGAAAAGCGGGGAAACAGTGATTACATCTGACTATTCAGATATTAAAAAATACGAAATCCTTGAGATTAAAAATAAAAAATAATTAACCTTCACATTTAAATAAGAATCAAAATGATCAATGTTCAGAATCTTTCTAAAATCTATAAAACTGAAGACGTACAGACCAATGCTTTGAATAACATCAGTCTTCATATCAAAGAAGGGGAGTTTGTAGCTATAATGGGGCCTTCAGGCTGCGGAAAATCTACATTTCTTAATATTCTTGGCTTGCTGGATGATGCCTCTACAGGGTCTTACAAATTTGCAGAAGTGGAAACTGTAAAAGCTGGCGAAAAAAAGAAATCTGCTATCCGAAAGAAAAATATAGGCTTCATTTTCCAGAATTTTAATCTGATAGATGAGCTTAGTGTCTATGAAAATATAGAATTACCATTAATTTATAACGGAATTTCCTCTTCTGAAAGGAAAAGAAGGGTAGAGGAAATTATGGAGCAAATCAATATAGGTCACCGTGCCAATCATTATCCACAACAGCTTTCGGGAGGTCAGCAGCAGAGAGCAGCCGTTGCAAGAGCCCTGGTAACAAAACCTCAATTGATTCTTGCCGATGAACCTACAGGAAATCTTGACAGTTCCAATGGAAATGAAGTCATGAATCTCCTGGCAGAACTTCACAGAGAAGGTTCCACCATTGTAATGGTAACGCACTCTTCCTACGACGCAGGCTTTGCTTCCAGAATTGTCAATATGAAGGACGGTGAAATATTTAACGAAGAACATGCTTCCCAAAGAAGAGATGTTTTCGAAAAAGCGGATGCTCAGGAAATCCGGTAGTTAGATCATTTTTTTTAACTCATTATATTGTCAAAAACTAGTAACCGTGGAAGCTCAGCTTCTTTGATGTCAGGTGTATTTTCGACCTGAACAGGGTTGGAAATATATCTTCATCACTTACAAAATTATACTACCATGCTAAATAACTGGCTTAAAATAGCTTTTATCAATTATAAAAAAAACTGGTTGTCTACTGCAATCAATTTATTTGGACTTACGGTTGGTCTTACCGGCTTTATGTTGATTCTATTACACTGGAATGATGAAGAATCATTTGAAAAATGGAATCCTGTAAAAGATCAGATCTACTATTTTCAGACCTTTCATAAAAAAGAGAATTCTTACGGGAATAATATCTCTGTTCCAATGGCAAGACGTGCCAAAGATGTGATTCCGGGCGTAGAGGATTATGTTTTGTTCAACGGTTCCGGAATAGGACTTAAAATGACCACCAAGCTCAAAACAGTCTATCAGCAGGAAGGAATGACGGCTACGGAAAGCTTTTTTAAGTTCTTTCCCTTTAAGCTGGTGTCCGGAACCTATAAAAATGCTTTGAAAGGAGAAGGTGTTATTGCGTTGTCAACGACTGCTGCTAAAAACCTGTTTGGGACAATAAATGCTGCCGGAGAGAGTGTGAAATTTGACGGCAAAAACTATGTGGTAACGGCTGTTTATGAGTTGCCAAAAGAAAACAGCCAGATTAAACCGGAATTTATCATCAACCCGGTAGAACAGATTAAAGATGATGAAAAGAATTGGGGAAATTTCAATTATGGTTGCTTTTTTATGATTAAAAAAGGCGCAGATCCTACTGTAATACGACAGAAATTTATAACAGAAATTTTTGAATACAGAGCAAAACTGGACAAGGATTCTTCCGGAATGACCCCTCAGCAATATCTTGACCTGTATGGTCCGACAGATAGTGTGCTGACTCCTATCGATCAGATAAAACTTCACGCAAAAGCATCTTGGTTTGGATCGCCTGATTTTAAAACCATTATGATATTATTTACCCTTTCTGTTTTAATTGTTGTTTTATCAGCTATTAACTTCATTAATCTGAAAACGGCACAGGCTTCTCAAAGAGCAAAGGAAATTGGAGTAAGAAAAGCGATTGGCAGCACAAGATCCAATCTTATTGTTCAGTTTTTGCTGGAAACGTTTGTCATTTGCATCGCTTCCTATCTGCTTTCACTGGCTTTAACAGAGCTTCTTTTACCAGGCTTCAACAAGTTTTTTGATAAGGATATGAAGATGAATGACTGGCATATCTACTTTTATTCCTTTGTAATGGTGGTAATGGTAACCTTGATTTCCGGATTGATTCCGGCCATGTATCTGTCCAATTTCAAAGCGATAGAAACCCTGAAAGGAAATTTTGCAAGAAGCAAACACGGCATTTGGCTGAGAAACGGAATCCTGACTTTACAGCTGATTATTTCATCATTCTTCATTATTGGCGGGCTGATCGTGAATCAACAGGTGAAACATATGATGGACAAAGATCTTGGCTACAGCGGGAAACAGATTTTGATAGTCAACTTCAATGATTCTAATCCAAAGCCATGGCTGAAATATGAAAGACTTAAAACAGAGATGAGCAAAATTCAGGGAGTGGCTGAAGTTTCTTATGGAGAGATTGTTCCCGGAAGCAACAGATCCAGCAGCTCAAATGTTGATTTTATGGACAAAAGTATTCAGGCTCAGCACGGATCTATGGATTACAATTACCTGCAGTTTATGAATGTTAAACTTAAAAAAGGCCGTTGGCTGGATCCTAATCTTACTTCTGATACCATCAATACTGCTTTGGTTAATGAGGCTTTTGTGAAAAAATTAGGCTGGAAAGATGATGAAGCTTTAAAGAATGAGATACGCCCGGGATTTGATAGCAAAAAATATCATATTGTAGGTATCGTAAAAGACTTTAATATCAGAAGTTTGAGATCGCAAATAGAACCCATTGTGTTTTTTCATTATAAGGAAACAGCCTGGAAAAGAATGAATGTCTATAATATTCAGCTTAAAATAAAACCTGATGATATTGACGGAACGGTAAAAAGAATTAAGAAATACTGGTCAGGATCAGTAGAACCGGGATATCCTGTTGAACATTTTTTTGTTGATCAGAAATTTGCCAAAACTTTTGAGAAATACAAAAAACAGCAAACCCTTTTCACCATTCTGAATGCCATGGTATTGATGGTGGCATTGTTAGGTCTGTTTGCTTTATCTTCATTAATGATTGAACAGAAACTGAAAGATGTAGCGATTAAAAAGACATTAGGTGCTTCAGACGGAATTTTAATCATGGGACTGACGAAACAATTCCTTTGGATTACACTCACTGCTGTTCTTATAAGCATTCCGATCAGTTATTATCTGATGAACGAATGGCTGAAAGACTTTGCTTACCGAATTGATATGCCGGTTTGGCCATTCATTATAAGTCTTCTTACTCTGCTAGTTTTAACATTCGCTGTCGTGAGTATTAAAGCCTATAAAGCGACAAAAGTAAGCCTTGTGAAGTATCTTAAATATGAATGATATTCATTCTGAGTACTTATTTTT includes:
- a CDS encoding efflux RND transporter periplasmic adaptor subunit; this translates as MDTKIVKKKSKLKIVLVGLMIIVAGSLFSLYFVKQKKTYNVSAEEIQMEEVTRGKFEDMLMLTAQTQSLNSSLVNVLEGGAIKEIFAEDGQILTKGQPIAQVYNPNTEFNYLNQETGIMQQISQMRSTLLELKNQEFIQDKELLQSQNDYNTALQSFNLQKRLYDAEIGKKTDYDISLQNLNYQKQRKSIVEKGSFNEKKSRNSQMSAVNSSIGQMERSLQILHSNKNNFLIMAPASGRLSSFNVSIGENLTTGQSIGKIDLMDGYKLVAKVDEYYINKLQNGIKGSLDNDGKQYNVIITKILPEVKDGQFSVELNFTDVKPQNLKIGMTFGVKLKLSADTQSVMVPKGNFYKDTNGKWIFVVKGNKAEKRNIVLGRENPLFYEVVSGLKSGETVITSDYSDIKKYEILEIKNKK
- a CDS encoding ABC transporter permease — protein: MLNNWLKIAFINYKKNWLSTAINLFGLTVGLTGFMLILLHWNDEESFEKWNPVKDQIYYFQTFHKKENSYGNNISVPMARRAKDVIPGVEDYVLFNGSGIGLKMTTKLKTVYQQEGMTATESFFKFFPFKLVSGTYKNALKGEGVIALSTTAAKNLFGTINAAGESVKFDGKNYVVTAVYELPKENSQIKPEFIINPVEQIKDDEKNWGNFNYGCFFMIKKGADPTVIRQKFITEIFEYRAKLDKDSSGMTPQQYLDLYGPTDSVLTPIDQIKLHAKASWFGSPDFKTIMILFTLSVLIVVLSAINFINLKTAQASQRAKEIGVRKAIGSTRSNLIVQFLLETFVICIASYLLSLALTELLLPGFNKFFDKDMKMNDWHIYFYSFVMVVMVTLISGLIPAMYLSNFKAIETLKGNFARSKHGIWLRNGILTLQLIISSFFIIGGLIVNQQVKHMMDKDLGYSGKQILIVNFNDSNPKPWLKYERLKTEMSKIQGVAEVSYGEIVPGSNRSSSSNVDFMDKSIQAQHGSMDYNYLQFMNVKLKKGRWLDPNLTSDTINTALVNEAFVKKLGWKDDEALKNEIRPGFDSKKYHIVGIVKDFNIRSLRSQIEPIVFFHYKETAWKRMNVYNIQLKIKPDDIDGTVKRIKKYWSGSVEPGYPVEHFFVDQKFAKTFEKYKKQQTLFTILNAMVLMVALLGLFALSSLMIEQKLKDVAIKKTLGASDGILIMGLTKQFLWITLTAVLISIPISYYLMNEWLKDFAYRIDMPVWPFIISLLTLLVLTFAVVSIKAYKATKVSLVKYLKYE
- a CDS encoding response regulator transcription factor, with the translated sequence MGEPIENKEIVFLLADDHSIVRQGMEILIDEIVPNAKVYHTSSLQQVVELVKSKDIEIAIIDAHFPDGNSLHILPEMKSANPNIKILVFTGLEEDLHVLKFIKAGANGYLSKLSEEEEVRLAISEMVSKGEYLSALSRKLLIQFVHNPDLMNPLSRLTNRELQIAEMYAEGLGNLEIANHLDIKQNTVSTIKKNIFDKLKIENLVELIDLIKTHHNI
- a CDS encoding sensor histidine kinase, coding for MGKHNYISLTYISLAIVCGILSYHFFLIEKWINVLLFSTLIVILILLANSSFLSQIAKTEKIIQAIIKKDFSLFPKENGAELMSSSVQLYYQSKNEHLSLSSYKLLYESILDQMDIGLMILSETDKEWKVFYVNPTFLNILEIPKYNSWKLYATKIPEFYRIIEETNYESWQEFLDISIRQNAKQSFSMRTKQVKNVQHSFYVITLESVQKIIEQKEKLAWNNLMKVISHELLNTLTPVNSLIQNLEYISNQDTINKEDQEEMKESLMIITSKSKQLLNFVDNYRQVAELPKPILKSVSLKKITESAVDFLKHEFEKNHIQVVLDLEEHFVSADLKMIERSLINLYLNAIFAVSEKEEKIIKTSIKSHNNRVILTLTDNGSGITDEIKSKIFLPFFTTRNGGSGIGLTLSKSIMEAHRGYLIYHAQEEGSSFEMWFLQ
- a CDS encoding ABC transporter ATP-binding protein, translated to MINVQNLSKIYKTEDVQTNALNNISLHIKEGEFVAIMGPSGCGKSTFLNILGLLDDASTGSYKFAEVETVKAGEKKKSAIRKKNIGFIFQNFNLIDELSVYENIELPLIYNGISSSERKRRVEEIMEQINIGHRANHYPQQLSGGQQQRAAVARALVTKPQLILADEPTGNLDSSNGNEVMNLLAELHREGSTIVMVTHSSYDAGFASRIVNMKDGEIFNEEHASQRRDVFEKADAQEIR
- a CDS encoding sigma-54-dependent transcriptional regulator; the protein is MRKKEAHILIVDDNEDILFSARVWLKKFFSEVSCLSHPTKILKFILEHQIDAVVLDMNFRKGFENGQDGLYWMNEIKTLEPQLPIILMTAYGEVELAIEGLKKGASDFILKPWNNEKLYASVNLAVDISRKNKKLSQWENINQKSNQYRLDSHSLKMQEILDQIKKVSPTDANILLLGENGTGKYVLAESIHEQSDRKNEPFVHIDLGSISENLFEAELFGYKKGAFTDAHEDYAGKIENTQNGTVFLDEIGNLPLQLQTKLLSLIQNKKLSRIGETKERILDVRFIFATNENLKKAVAENRFRQDLYYRINTVEINIPALRERQEDIEILATYFLDRYKQKYHKPDLELSESLLSQLKNYPWPGNIRELDHCIERSVILSNDKNLQLLMPQLEEQENTITNLNIEEMEEMLIKKALKKHQGNISLASEDLGLSRAALYRRMEKFGL
- a CDS encoding sensor histidine kinase, translated to MRKIVHYSLIACILLIQVIIAVFFYNEFVNEKKLNFIKNQLEESKALGGLTDDSRRNFIDAQNYFQKYIVSQDDKDLQLYFQSLRKLKGNFDKIGEYESISPRLKSSLAQQKKDTLGVTRLKTLIDSAYQFSKNPPAKVEDTPYELKKYKNNFENMNIQTHTYSDTIKKKGFMGRLKDAISGKVEVQKENTVITLTNNKTLDISNVKSEMDNAIKSMDKHYSDEVKKVQLNAAKSQRDNLHFYNNFSKLLVYSNGLISVYEKAIKDFKSELEKEYNKQSSDNNKIRTYLVLGLMILMFIVSVLIMYLTRMAFIYESKLNAANDEIKRNLNFKNRILGMLSHELMSPLKIINIFIDKINRTTKDETTKDYLKSIKFTNSTLLIQSNQILDYTKNQEAEKKLIKTVFNLKDEIHSIVTAITPYIETRNNKFVVTDRIPADMVVNSDNIKMNQIFMNILGNANKFTENGQIDLVMATEQKGENVVSLIATVSDTGVGISDSDLEKIFEPYYQGLMSDKMDNFGAGLGLSLCKEIIELFDGGIAVSSKLHKGTKVTFSINLNISNNGGAN